In Choloepus didactylus isolate mChoDid1 chromosome 6, mChoDid1.pri, whole genome shotgun sequence, one DNA window encodes the following:
- the LOC119537010 gene encoding olfactory receptor 56A3-like, with protein MSPYRNGSASMGVSDFLLNCFIRSPSWQLWLSLPLSLLFLLAMGANATLLITIWLEASLHEPMFYLLSLLSILDVVLCLTVIPKVLAISARLRYCERNVTENCISANMSVSKLSCDDITINRLYQFAGGWTLLGSDLILIFLSYTLILRAVLRLKAEGAVTKALSTCGSHFILILFFSTILLVFVLTHMAKKKFSPDVPVLLNVLHHVIPAALNPIVYGVRTQEIKQGIQRLLKKGWW; from the exons ATGTCACCTTACAGAAATGGCTCCGCCTCCATGGGAGTGTCAGACTTCCTCCTGAACTGTTTTATCAGGTCCCCCAGCTGGCAGCTCTGGCTGTCCCTGCCCCTCAGCCTTCTCTTCCTCCTGGCCATGGGAGCCAATGCCACTCTCCTGATCACCATCTGGTTGGAGGCCTCTCTGCACGAGCCCATGTTCTACCTGCTTAGCCTCCTCTCCATTCTGGACGTCGTGCTCTGTCTCACCGTTATTCCAAAGGTCTTGGCCA TTTCTGCCAGACTCCGTTACTGTGAGAGAAATGTTACTGAGAACTGCATCTCTGCCAATATGTCTGTCTCCAAGCTCTCCTGTGATGATATCACGATCAATCGCCTCTACCAGTTTGCTGGAGGTTGGACCCTGCTAGGATCTGACCTCATACTTATCTTCCTCTCCTACACCCTCATACTGAGAGCTGTGCTGAGACTCAAGGCAGAGGGGGCTGTGACCAAGGCCCTAAGCACATGCGGCTCCCACTTCATTCTCATCCTCTTCTTCAGCACCATCCTCCTGGTCTTTGTCCTCACTCACATGGCTAAGAAGAAGTTCTCCCCTGATGTGCCAGTCTTGCTCAATGTCCTCCACCATGTCATACCTGCAGCCCTCAACCCCATTGTGTATGGGGTACGAACCCAGGAAATCAAGCAAGGAATCCAGAGACTACTGAAGAAAGGGTGGTGGTAA